From one Streptomyces sp. N50 genomic stretch:
- a CDS encoding alpha/beta fold hydrolase, with translation MSIWTELSGIDYRHAYVDTGDVTTRALQAGPEDGEHVVFLHGTTGHLEAFVRNIPAHAEAGYRCHAIDMLGHGYTGKPDRPGEIPAYVDHLMAYLDAVGAERAHLVGESLGGWVGSWAASEYPDRVSSLQLLCMGGTKINPAVTERLKTSTRAAAMEPEISYTRDRLALLWAEWDEDLGEELTQVRYEIYHHPDFQENLHNLLALQEVEARERNLLRPDRMARIKAPTLVVWGNKNPLGDVPEAEAIAAAIPGARLEIFTECGHWPQHEKATLYNPLSLAFLAESSSAHRQ, from the coding sequence ATGAGCATCTGGACCGAACTCTCGGGCATCGACTACCGCCACGCGTACGTCGATACCGGCGATGTCACCACCCGCGCCCTCCAGGCCGGCCCCGAGGACGGCGAGCACGTCGTGTTCCTGCACGGCACGACCGGCCACCTGGAGGCGTTCGTCCGCAACATCCCGGCGCACGCCGAGGCCGGCTACCGCTGCCACGCCATCGACATGCTCGGCCACGGCTACACCGGCAAGCCCGACCGGCCGGGCGAAATCCCGGCGTACGTCGACCACTTGATGGCCTACCTCGATGCCGTGGGTGCCGAACGCGCGCACCTGGTCGGCGAGTCGCTGGGCGGCTGGGTCGGATCCTGGGCGGCGAGCGAGTACCCGGACCGGGTCTCCTCCCTCCAGCTCCTGTGCATGGGCGGCACGAAGATCAACCCGGCGGTGACGGAGCGGCTGAAGACCTCGACGCGCGCCGCGGCCATGGAGCCGGAGATCTCGTACACCCGCGACCGGCTGGCGCTGCTGTGGGCCGAGTGGGACGAGGACCTGGGCGAGGAGCTGACCCAGGTGCGCTACGAGATCTACCACCACCCCGACTTCCAGGAGAACCTGCACAACCTGCTGGCGCTCCAGGAGGTGGAGGCGCGTGAGCGGAATCTGCTGCGACCCGACCGCATGGCGCGGATCAAGGCGCCGACGCTGGTGGTGTGGGGCAACAAGAACCCGCTCGGGGACGTACCGGAGGCCGAGGCGATCGCCGCCGCGATCCCGGGAGCACGGCTGGAGATCTTCACAGAATGCGGACATTGGCCGCAACATGAGAAGGCCACCCTGTACAACCCCCTGAGTCTCGCGTTCCTCGCAGAGTCGTCGTCCGCCCACCGACAGTGA
- a CDS encoding IclR family transcriptional regulator, translating into MTVVPIARAAAYTPPPPVTAASASASPDSMNSVLGKVRPILEAFTVDDESLSLADLVRRTGVAKATVHRLCQELVVWGLLERAGCDYRLGLRLFEIGQRVHRQRILREVAQPYMEDLLLATQETIHFAIHDGLDVVYLEKILPHRGLSEESRVAGRLPLYCTATGKAILAFSPATLFGEVVRNGLKPFTRHTITSPGRLRGQVERIREEGIATEAEEVRLGYMSMAVPVFGRQNTLAGALSITAPTYRVDAAAHASALRTAGLGIGRSLRSAL; encoded by the coding sequence ATGACCGTCGTCCCGATCGCCCGCGCCGCGGCCTACACTCCCCCGCCTCCCGTCACCGCGGCCTCCGCGTCCGCGTCTCCCGACTCGATGAACTCCGTCCTCGGCAAGGTGCGGCCCATCCTGGAGGCGTTCACGGTCGACGACGAGTCGCTCTCCCTCGCGGATCTCGTGCGCCGTACGGGGGTCGCCAAGGCCACGGTGCACCGGCTCTGCCAGGAGCTGGTCGTCTGGGGTCTGCTGGAGCGGGCGGGGTGCGACTACCGGCTCGGGCTCAGACTCTTCGAGATCGGTCAGCGGGTGCACCGCCAGCGGATCCTGCGCGAGGTGGCGCAGCCGTACATGGAGGATCTGCTGCTCGCCACGCAGGAGACGATCCACTTCGCGATCCACGACGGCCTCGATGTCGTCTATCTGGAGAAGATCCTGCCGCACCGGGGCCTGAGCGAGGAGTCCCGGGTGGCGGGGCGGCTCCCGCTCTACTGCACGGCCACCGGCAAGGCGATCCTGGCCTTCTCCCCCGCGACGCTGTTCGGGGAGGTGGTCAGAAACGGGCTGAAACCGTTCACCCGGCACACGATCACCTCGCCGGGGCGGCTGCGCGGCCAGGTGGAGCGCATCCGGGAGGAGGGCATCGCGACCGAGGCGGAGGAGGTCAGACTCGGCTACATGAGCATGGCCGTGCCCGTCTTCGGCCGGCAGAACACCCTCGCCGGCGCCCTCTCGATCACCGCCCCGACCTACCGCGTGGACGCAGCCGCACACGCGAGCGCGCTGCGCACCGCGGGTCTGGGCATCGGCAGGTCGCTGCGGTCGGCCCTGTGA
- a CDS encoding catechol 1,2-dioxygenase encodes MTEIVLGVGASHSTLMNTHWEETFHKDRAERFRDALAEAREALLAARPDTVILIGSNHFRGFWLDLIPSFTIGVGECVASGESGTPKGPQPVDVPLARHIANSLVESGGFDPAFSARLQIDHGQSHAIQYLFEGLDVEIVPIVVNVFAPPLPTLARCEELGRAIRDAVLAFPGDRRVAVVGSGGLSHRLPWPDWREPHGDDEEFMVGAWLNGRENWQDYDVRRREIIRAAEAALNPEFDDEFLSLVEQGEIRRLMAYSTEELEKVAGNGAQELRTWLLMSAVLDHVPGRRLAYEPMPEWLTGMGVAVLDPQQAPTERQ; translated from the coding sequence ATGACCGAGATCGTCCTGGGCGTGGGCGCCTCGCACAGCACGCTGATGAACACCCACTGGGAGGAGACCTTCCACAAGGACCGGGCCGAGCGGTTCCGTGACGCGCTCGCCGAGGCGCGGGAGGCGCTGCTCGCGGCCCGCCCCGACACGGTGATCCTGATCGGCTCCAACCACTTCCGCGGCTTCTGGCTGGACCTGATCCCGAGCTTCACGATCGGGGTCGGCGAGTGCGTCGCGAGCGGCGAGTCGGGCACCCCGAAGGGCCCGCAGCCGGTGGATGTCCCGCTGGCCCGGCACATCGCCAACTCCCTTGTGGAGAGCGGCGGTTTCGACCCGGCGTTCTCGGCCAGGCTCCAGATCGACCACGGTCAGTCGCACGCCATCCAGTACCTCTTCGAGGGCCTGGACGTCGAGATCGTGCCGATCGTCGTGAACGTCTTCGCCCCGCCGCTGCCCACCCTCGCCCGCTGTGAGGAGTTGGGCCGCGCGATCCGGGACGCCGTCCTCGCCTTCCCCGGCGACCGTCGTGTCGCGGTGGTCGGCTCGGGCGGGCTCTCGCACCGGCTGCCCTGGCCGGACTGGCGTGAACCGCACGGCGACGACGAGGAGTTCATGGTCGGCGCCTGGCTGAACGGCCGGGAGAACTGGCAGGACTACGACGTCCGGCGCCGCGAGATCATCCGCGCCGCCGAGGCCGCGCTCAACCCGGAATTCGACGACGAGTTCCTGTCCCTCGTGGAACAGGGCGAGATCCGGCGGCTCATGGCGTACAGCACCGAGGAGTTGGAGAAGGTCGCCGGCAACGGGGCGCAGGAGCTGCGCACTTGGCTGCTGATGTCGGCCGTGCTCGACCACGTGCCCGGCCGCCGGCTGGCGTACGAACCGATGCCCGAGTGGCTCACCGGGATGGGTGTAGCCGTCCTCGACCCCCAACAGGCCCCCACCGAAAGGCAGTAA